The Polynucleobacter sp. MWH-UH35A genomic interval TGGGTGAATGCGCGTGAGGGTGCAATTAGCTCCCCAGTGCTTGGCGAAGATTTGCAAAAACTTTGGCCATTAATTTATCCAGGCCAATCAGACACTGCGTGTTTCGATAACTGTTTAGAGTTATTAGTAATGTCTGGCTACCCATTGGCGCAAGCCATGATGATGATGATTCCTGAAGCGTGGGAACAGCATGCCTTGATGGACGACAATCGTCGTGCCTTCTATGAATACCATGCAGCAATGATGGAGCCATGGGATGGTCCTGCTGCAATGGCGTTTACTGATGGTCGTCAAATTGGCGCCACTTTGGATCGCAATGGTTTGCGTCCAGCACGTTATTACGTAACTGATGACGACCTCGTCATCATGGGTTCTGAGGCTGGTGTATTGCCAATTCCTGAAAGCAAGATCGTTCAAAAATGGCGTCTGCAACCAGGCAAGATGTTCATGATCGACATGGAGCAGGGTCGAATCATTGATGACGTTGAGCTGAAGAACGCCGTTTCTAAGGCCAAGCCATACAAGAGCTGGATTGATGCGGTTCGCGTTAAGTTGGATGAGGTTGATGCCAGCAAAGCGGATTTGGTTGATGAGAAAACTACGATTCGTCCAGCAGCTAAATTATTAGATCGCCAACAGGCATTCGGTTACACGCAGGAAGACATTAAATTCCTGATGGCGCCGATGGCCATGAATGGTGAGGAGGCTATCGGCTCAATGGGTAATGACAGCCCATTGGCAGTTCTTTCTAATAAGAACAAGCCGCTCTATAACTATTTCAAGCAATTATTTGCACAAGTTACCAATCCTCCAATCGATCCGATTCGCGAGAACATGGTGATGTCATTGGTTTCTTTCATTGGGCCTAAGCCGAATTTGTTAGACACTAATAACATTAACCCTCCAATGCGCTTGGAAGTCAGCCAGCCAATTTTGGATTTTGATGACATCACTAAGATTCGTCATATTGGTCACTACACCAATGGCAAGTTCCGTTCTTATGAATTGGATATCTGCTATCCAGCGTCATGGGGTAAGGCTGGCATTGAGGCTCGCTTGGCATCTTTGTGTGCTGAAGCTGCGGATGCGGTTCGTTCTGGTTACAACATTTTGATCGTGAGCGACCGTCAAGTTGATGAAAAGCATGTTGCAATCCCTGCGTTGTTGGCAACTTCTGCAATTCATCAGCATTTAGTGCAAAAAGGTCTGCGTACTAGCGTTGGCTTAGTTGTAGAAACTGGCAGCGCCCGCGAGACGCATCACTTTGCACTCCTTGCTGGTTATGGTGCTGAAGCCGTTCATCCATACCTTGCAATGGAAACTTTGGCAGAGATGGCTAAAGGCTTGTCTGGCGATTTGTCTGCAGAAAAAGCAGTTAAGAACTTTGTCAAAGCAATTGGTAAGGGCTTACAAAAAGTGATGTCCAAGATGGGCATCTCTACTTACATGTCTTACACCGGCTCACAAATTTTTGAGGCGATTGGTTTAAACCGCGACATTATTGATCAGTACTTCAAAGGCACTCCATCCAATGTTGGTGGTATTGGTGTGTTTGAAGTAGCGGAAGAGGCGTTGCGCATGCATTCAGCTGCATTTGGTAATGACCCAGTGCTAACTAATATGCTCGATGCTGGTGGTGAGTATGCTTTCCGTATTCGTGGTGAAAACCACATGTGGACTCCCGATACGATTGCGAAGTTGCAGCACTCCACACGTATTGGTGCTGAGAAGGGTTATCAGACTTATAAAGAGTACGCCAACATCATCAATGATCAAACTAAGCGTCAAATGACTTTGCGCGGTTTGTTTGAGTTTAAGATTGATCCAGCAAAAGCGATTCCATTAGACGAAGTTGAGCCTGCAAAAGAAATCGTCAAACGCTTTGCAACCGGTGCGATGTCATTGGGCTCGATCTCCACAGAAGCGCATGCTACTTTGGCGATTGCAATGAACCGTATTGGCGGTAAGTCCAATACTGGTGAGGGCGGCGAAGATCCAAACCGTTATGTGAATGAACTCAAAGGCATTCCGATCAAGAAGGGTGAGTCTTTAGCCAGCATCTTGGGCAATGACGTGGTTGAGGCAAATATTCCATTGCAAGATGGCGACTCATTACGTTCGAAGATTAAGCAAGTTGCTTCCGGTCGTTTTGGTGTAACTACTGAATATTTACGTTCTGCAGATCAGATTCAGATCAAGATGGCACAAGGTGCTAAGCCTGGTGAAGGCGGTCAATTGCCTGGTGGTAAGGTCTCTGATTACATCGGTAAGTTGCGTTTTTCAGTGCCTGGTGTTGGCTTGATTTCTCCACCTCCGCACCATGATATTTACTCAATTGAAGATATCGCTCAGTTGATTCATGACTTGAAGAACGTCAATCCAAAAGCGGACGTTTCTGTGAAGTTGGTTTCTGAAGTCGGTGTTGGCACAGTTGCTGCCGGTGTTGCGAAAGCAAAAGCAGATCACGTAGTGATCGCTGGCCATGATGGTGGTACTGGCGCATCCCCACTATCTTCAATCAAGCACGCTGGTTCCCCATGGGAGTTGGGCTTGGCAGAAACACAGCAAACCTTGGTTCTCAATGGTTTGCGTAGCCGCATTCGTGTTCAGGCTGACGGCCAAATGAAAACTGGTCGCGACGTAGTCATCGGTGCTTTGTTAGGTGCTGATGAGTTTGGTTTTGCAACAGCCCCATTGGTTGTTGAGGGTTGCATCATGATGCGTAAGTGTCATTTGAATACCTGTCCAGTAGGGGTTGCTACACAAGATCCTGAATTGCGTAAGAAATTCTCAGGTAAGCCAGAGCATGTTGTGAACTTCTTCTTCTTTATTGCTGAAGAGGCTCGCGAGATCATGGCGCAATTAGGCATCCGCAAATTTGATGACTTAATTGGTCGCGTTGATTTGTTAGATACCCGCAAAGGTATCGAGAACTGGAAAGTGCATGGTTTGGATTTCAGCAAGATCTTCGCTGAGCCAGAAGTTGCTGCCGAAGTTCCACGTTATCAAGTGTTGACCCAGGATCATGGTTTAACAAGCGCGCTCGACAATATCTTGATTGAGAAGAGTGAGCCGGCCTTAGAGCGTGGTGAGAAGGTTTCCTTCATTGTTCCAGTGAAGAATGTAAACCGCACTGTAGGTGCCATGCTTTCTGGCGAAGTGGCTCAACGTTATGGTCATGCAGGATTGCCGGATGACACTATCCACATTCAGTTGAATGGCACGGCTGGTCAAAGTTTTGCCGCATTCTTGGCGCGTGGTATCACTTTAGATTTGGTTGGTGATGGCAATGACTATGTTGGTAAAGGCTTGTCTGGTGGTCGTGTGATTGTGCGTGCTCCTCATGAGTTCCGTGGCGATACAGCCAAGAACATCATTGTGGGCAACACCGTTCTTTATGGTGCGATTGCAGGCGAATCGTTCTTTAATGGCGTAGCGGGCGAACGCTTCGCAGTGCGCAACTCTGGCGCCACTACTGTTGTTGAAGGCACTGGTGACCACGGTTGCGAATACATGACCGGTGGCACCGTGGTCGTGTTGGGTTCAACAGGCCGTAACTTTGCAGCTGGTATGAGCGGCGGTATTGCCTATGTTTATGACGAAGATGGTTTGTTCGACAAGCGTTGCAATACCAGCATGGCGACTTTGGAAAAAGTCCTACCTTCTGCTGAGCAGATTGCCAAGTTGCCGAAGTCTGAGTGGCACGCTCCTGTAGATGTGAAAGATGGCGGTGAGCGCTTAACCGACGAGCAAATCTTGAAGGGCTTGATTGAGCGTCATTTCCGCCACACTGGCTCTGAGCGCGCTAAAGCAATCTTGGCCGATTGGGAAAATTCCCGTGGTCGTTTTGTGAAAGTTCTCCCAACCGAGTACAAACGTGCTCTCGGTGAGTTGTGGGAAAAGGCTCAAAACAAAACCGTTGCGGCATAAGCCACTTAATCAATAAAGATATTAAGAAAAGATACTAAGGATTCGATATGGGTAAGGTCACTGGATTTATGGAGTTTGAGCGCGTCGATGAAACATACGAAGCGCCGGTTAAACGTCTCCATCACTACAAAGAATTCGTTGCTGCTTTAACTGACGAAGAGGCTAAAGTTCAGGGCGCACGTTGTATGGACTGCGGTATCCCGTTCTGTAACAATGGCTGCCCAGTAAACAACATCATTCCTGATTTCAATGATTTGGTATTCCATAGTGATTGGAAGAATGCATTAGATGTTTTGCAATCCACCAACAACTTCCCAGAATTTACTGGCCGTATTTGTCCGGCTCCATGTGAAGCTGCGTGCACTTTGGGAATTAATAGCACTGCGGTTGGTATCAAGTCCATTGAGCATGCCATTATTGATAAGGGTTGGGAAAGTGGTTGGGTTAAGCCCCAGCCATCTAAAACTAAGACCGGCAAGAAAGTGGCGATTGTTGGTGGTGGACCTGCAGGTATGGCTGCTGCACAGCAATTGGCGCGTGTTGGCCATGATGTAACTGTGTTTGAGAAGAATGACCGCATTGGTGGCTTGCTCCGTTATGGAATTCCTGATTTCAAAATGGAAAAGTGGTTGATTGATCGTCGCGTTGAGCAGATGCAGGCTGAAGGCGTGAAATTTGAAACGGGCGTGTTTGTTGGTAAAGAGGCGATTGGTGCTGAAGTAAAAAATTACTCCAACAAGACAGTTTCACCAGAACAGTTGATGAAAGACTTTGATGCAGTGGTCATTACTGGTGGCGCAGAGCAGCCCCGTGATTTGCCAGTCCCGGGTCGTGAGTTAGCTGGAGTGCACTTTGCATTGGAATTCCTGATCCCACAAAATAAAGAAAATGCTGGTGATTTTAAAAATGAAATTCGTGCAACCGATAAGCATGTAGTTGTTATCGGTGGTGGCGATACAGGCTCTGACTGTGTAGGCACTTCAAACCGTCATGGCGCTACCAAGATCACTCAGTTTGAATTGCTCCCACAACCTCCAGAAGTAGAGAATAAGCCTTTGGTATGGCCCTATTGGCCAACAAAGTTGCGCACTTCTTCTTCTCATGAAGAAGGTTGTGATCGCGACTGGTCAGTAGGAACTAAGCGTTTTGAAGGTAAAAACGGCAAAGTTGAGAAGTTGATCGGTGTTCGTTTGGAGTGGAAAGACGGCAAGATGTCAGAAGTGCCAAACTCTGAATTTGAGATCAAGGCAGATTTAGTGCTTTTGGCAATGGGCTTTGTATCCCCAGTTCAGCAGGTGCTCAATGCCTTTGGCGTTGAAAAAGATGCGCGCGGCAATGCTAAAGCGACTGTAGATGGTCAAAATGCCTATCAAACGAATGTTCCAAAGGTATTTGCAGCTGGAGATATGCGACGCGGACAGTCCTTGGTAGTTTGGGCGATTCGTGAAGGCCGTCAATGTGCCCGTTCAGTAGACGAGTATTTAATGGGGTCTTCTGTTTTACCTCGATAATGTCGAGGATATGAACAGTGGTCAGCCAAACTCCTTGGATGTAAGCAAGCAAGCTGCAGGAGAAGTTGTCGTCTCAATTAAAGACGTCAACTTTTCATATGCTCCTGGAGAGCGGCAGATTTTGTCCGGACTCAATATGGAGTTTCGACGTGGCCAAGTAGTTGCGGTAATGGGTGGTTCGGGCTGCGGCAAGACCACCATTCTTCGCCTCATAGGCGGACAATATAACGCTCAATCTGGTCAAGTTCTGTTTGAGGGCCAAGATGTCGGCAAGATGAATAGTGCTGAGTTAATGGCTGCTCGTCGACGTATGGGTATGTTGTTTCAATTCGGCGCCTTGTTTACCGATCTAAGCGTTTTTGAAAACGTAGCTTTTCCATTGCGGGAACATACCGATCTCAGTGAAGAACTATTGCGTTCATTGGTGTTGATGAAACTCAATGCAGTAGGTTTGCGCGGCGCGCGTGATTTAATGCCATCGCAAATTTCAGGCGGCATGGCAAGGCGTGTTGCGCTTGCAAGAGCGATTGCTTTGGATCCCCCGCTGATCATGTATGACGAGCCATTTGCTGGTCTGGACCCTATTTCGCTTGGTATTACTGCACGCTTGATTCGTGATCTGAATAATGCCCTGGGAGCCACGAGTTTATTGGTTACGCACGATGTTGAAGAGACTTTTGCCATCGCTGATTATGTTTATTTCATTGCGAATGGTCGCATTGGTGCCGAAGGAACTCCTGAAGAGTTAAGTCGCTCCACTGATCCGTTTGTCAGACAGTTTTTAGATGCGGCACCTGATGGGCCGGTGCCATTCCATTATCCAGGAACAAGTCTAGAAGAAGATTTTGGAGTGAGGGCACCATGAATGCACTCCTAAATTTATTTGGCGACCTTGGATTTTTTGTGCGCCGTAATTTAAGCAGTCTTGGTTTGGCTGCACGCATGTTTGTGGCAGTGGTTGTGCGTTCAGGATTTCTACTCAAAAGACCCCGTTTGGTGATTGATCAGATTCTGTTTGTTGGTAATCACTCTTTTGTCATCATTGCAGTTTCCGGTTTGTTTGTGGGCTTTGTTTTAGGTTTGCAGGGCTATTACACCTTAAATCGTTATGGTTCAGAACAGGCGCTCGGCTTGTTGGTTGCTCTCTCATTAACCCGCGAGTTGGGTCCAGTAATTACTGCTTTATTGTTTGCGGGTAGAGCAGGCACATCTTTAACTGCTGAGATCGGATTGATGAAGGCTGGGGAGCAATTGACTGCTATGGAGATGATGGCAGTTGATCCTTTGGGGCGTGTGATTGCACCACGACTCTGGGCAGGCATTATTTCCATGCCAATTCTGGCAACGATCTTTACAGCAGTCGGTGTTTTAGGCGGCTATCTTGTGGGCGTCCCTCTTATTGGGGTGGATTCAGGGGCTTTTTGGTCCCAAATGCAGGGCGGAGTTGATCTGTTCTCTGACATTGGCAATGGCTTAATAAAAAGCATGGTGTTTGGTGTAGCGGTGACATTTATTGCCCTTTATCAGGGTTATGAATCAAAGCCGACTCCCGAAGGCGTTTCGCAGGCAACCACCCGTACGGTGGTGATCTCTTCTTTATCGGTCTTAGCATTGGATTTCTTGCTGACCGCGATGATGTTCTCAAATTAGAAAGAATAAACTGAGGCTCTTATGAGAAAAAGTGCAATTGACATCTGGGTAGGAATCTTTGTTGCCATTGGTTTGCTGGCAGCGTTATTTCTTGCGCTGAAGGTTGGGAATATGAATGCTGTGTCATTCGCTCCAACATACAAAATTTCTGCACGCTTTGACAATATCGGCGGCTTAAAACCGCGTGCGCCAGTGAAAAGCGCTGGCGTAGTGGTTGGCAGAATTGCCAACATTTCTTTCGATGACAAGACTTATCAGGCAACAGTAGTGATGACGATTGAAGATTCTTTTAAGTTTCCAAAAGATTCCTCCGCAAAGATTTTGACATCGGGTTTGTTAGGCGAGCAGTACATCGGCCTAGAAGCAGGTGGTTCCGACGACATGTTGGCTAACGGAGAGAAGATTTCTCAAACCCAATCTGCGATTGTTTTAGAAAACCTGATTAGTCAATTTCTCTATAACAAAGCAGCAGATAGCGGCCAAGAAAAAGGCGCAGCAAAGTGAAGCAGTTGGTGTTGCGCAAAATCAAGGCGGCAATTTTGCTTGGCTTGATTACAGCTATGATTGGGTGCGCATCCATTCCTGCTGGTGCAGAGCGTTCCCCCCAAGATCCTTGGGAGCCATTCAATCGTTCGGTATTTGAATTTAACGAAGGCTTAGATGCTTATCTTTTGAAGCCGGTGGTAGCGGGTTATCGCTTTGTGCTCCCGGAATTTGTGCGCGACGGAATTTACAACTTCTTTAGTAACTACAACGATATTTACACCGCACTTTTTAACTTGTTGCAGGGCAAGCCAGATTTTGCCTTTAATGACTTTATGCGAGTGGTGGTGAATACAACGATGGGATTAGGCGGCCTTATCGATTTGGCAACCCCAGGCGGTCTTGAAAAACATAAAGAGGACTGGGGTCAAACTTTAGGTGTTTGGGGTGTGCCCTCGGGCCCTTATGTGGTTCTCCCTTTCTTTGGTCCAAGCAATGTGCGAGATACTTTTGGAACGGTTGCCGATTTAGAGTCGGATTATCTATTTAGACTCTTGCCAGATGTGGC includes:
- a CDS encoding VacJ family lipoprotein; the protein is MKQLVLRKIKAAILLGLITAMIGCASIPAGAERSPQDPWEPFNRSVFEFNEGLDAYLLKPVVAGYRFVLPEFVRDGIYNFFSNYNDIYTALFNLLQGKPDFAFNDFMRVVVNTTMGLGGLIDLATPGGLEKHKEDWGQTLGVWGVPSGPYVVLPFFGPSNVRDTFGTVADLESDYLFRLLPDVALRNSLTGLRVVNARNTYYEAGDLLDGAAIDKYSFMRDAYIQRRAYQINEGRDDEEPLMPVYENPYQ
- a CDS encoding glutamate synthase-related protein encodes the protein MTTNLNSDLRPIAQGLYDPSNEHDACGVGFVAHIKGKKSHEIVSQGLKILENLDHRGAVGADPLMGDGAGILIQIPDTLYREEMAKQGVTLPPLGEYGVGMIFLPKEHASRLACEQELERTVRLEGQVVLGWRDVPVDVKLPMSPTVQMTEPFIRQIFIGRGRDIMTTDALERKLYVIRKTASHAIQDLHLKHGKEYFVASMSARTIVYKGLLLANQVGAYYQDLQDKRTVSALALVHQRFSTNTFPAWELAHPYRMIAHNGEINTVKGNVNWVNAREGAISSPVLGEDLQKLWPLIYPGQSDTACFDNCLELLVMSGYPLAQAMMMMIPEAWEQHALMDDNRRAFYEYHAAMMEPWDGPAAMAFTDGRQIGATLDRNGLRPARYYVTDDDLVIMGSEAGVLPIPESKIVQKWRLQPGKMFMIDMEQGRIIDDVELKNAVSKAKPYKSWIDAVRVKLDEVDASKADLVDEKTTIRPAAKLLDRQQAFGYTQEDIKFLMAPMAMNGEEAIGSMGNDSPLAVLSNKNKPLYNYFKQLFAQVTNPPIDPIRENMVMSLVSFIGPKPNLLDTNNINPPMRLEVSQPILDFDDITKIRHIGHYTNGKFRSYELDICYPASWGKAGIEARLASLCAEAADAVRSGYNILIVSDRQVDEKHVAIPALLATSAIHQHLVQKGLRTSVGLVVETGSARETHHFALLAGYGAEAVHPYLAMETLAEMAKGLSGDLSAEKAVKNFVKAIGKGLQKVMSKMGISTYMSYTGSQIFEAIGLNRDIIDQYFKGTPSNVGGIGVFEVAEEALRMHSAAFGNDPVLTNMLDAGGEYAFRIRGENHMWTPDTIAKLQHSTRIGAEKGYQTYKEYANIINDQTKRQMTLRGLFEFKIDPAKAIPLDEVEPAKEIVKRFATGAMSLGSISTEAHATLAIAMNRIGGKSNTGEGGEDPNRYVNELKGIPIKKGESLASILGNDVVEANIPLQDGDSLRSKIKQVASGRFGVTTEYLRSADQIQIKMAQGAKPGEGGQLPGGKVSDYIGKLRFSVPGVGLISPPPHHDIYSIEDIAQLIHDLKNVNPKADVSVKLVSEVGVGTVAAGVAKAKADHVVIAGHDGGTGASPLSSIKHAGSPWELGLAETQQTLVLNGLRSRIRVQADGQMKTGRDVVIGALLGADEFGFATAPLVVEGCIMMRKCHLNTCPVGVATQDPELRKKFSGKPEHVVNFFFFIAEEAREIMAQLGIRKFDDLIGRVDLLDTRKGIENWKVHGLDFSKIFAEPEVAAEVPRYQVLTQDHGLTSALDNILIEKSEPALERGEKVSFIVPVKNVNRTVGAMLSGEVAQRYGHAGLPDDTIHIQLNGTAGQSFAAFLARGITLDLVGDGNDYVGKGLSGGRVIVRAPHEFRGDTAKNIIVGNTVLYGAIAGESFFNGVAGERFAVRNSGATTVVEGTGDHGCEYMTGGTVVVLGSTGRNFAAGMSGGIAYVYDEDGLFDKRCNTSMATLEKVLPSAEQIAKLPKSEWHAPVDVKDGGERLTDEQILKGLIERHFRHTGSERAKAILADWENSRGRFVKVLPTEYKRALGELWEKAQNKTVAA
- a CDS encoding glutamate synthase subunit beta, producing MGKVTGFMEFERVDETYEAPVKRLHHYKEFVAALTDEEAKVQGARCMDCGIPFCNNGCPVNNIIPDFNDLVFHSDWKNALDVLQSTNNFPEFTGRICPAPCEAACTLGINSTAVGIKSIEHAIIDKGWESGWVKPQPSKTKTGKKVAIVGGGPAGMAAAQQLARVGHDVTVFEKNDRIGGLLRYGIPDFKMEKWLIDRRVEQMQAEGVKFETGVFVGKEAIGAEVKNYSNKTVSPEQLMKDFDAVVITGGAEQPRDLPVPGRELAGVHFALEFLIPQNKENAGDFKNEIRATDKHVVVIGGGDTGSDCVGTSNRHGATKITQFELLPQPPEVENKPLVWPYWPTKLRTSSSHEEGCDRDWSVGTKRFEGKNGKVEKLIGVRLEWKDGKMSEVPNSEFEIKADLVLLAMGFVSPVQQVLNAFGVEKDARGNAKATVDGQNAYQTNVPKVFAAGDMRRGQSLVVWAIREGRQCARSVDEYLMGSSVLPR
- a CDS encoding ABC transporter ATP-binding protein, translated to MNSGQPNSLDVSKQAAGEVVVSIKDVNFSYAPGERQILSGLNMEFRRGQVVAVMGGSGCGKTTILRLIGGQYNAQSGQVLFEGQDVGKMNSAELMAARRRMGMLFQFGALFTDLSVFENVAFPLREHTDLSEELLRSLVLMKLNAVGLRGARDLMPSQISGGMARRVALARAIALDPPLIMYDEPFAGLDPISLGITARLIRDLNNALGATSLLVTHDVEETFAIADYVYFIANGRIGAEGTPEELSRSTDPFVRQFLDAAPDGPVPFHYPGTSLEEDFGVRAP
- the mlaE gene encoding lipid asymmetry maintenance ABC transporter permease subunit MlaE; this encodes MNALLNLFGDLGFFVRRNLSSLGLAARMFVAVVVRSGFLLKRPRLVIDQILFVGNHSFVIIAVSGLFVGFVLGLQGYYTLNRYGSEQALGLLVALSLTRELGPVITALLFAGRAGTSLTAEIGLMKAGEQLTAMEMMAVDPLGRVIAPRLWAGIISMPILATIFTAVGVLGGYLVGVPLIGVDSGAFWSQMQGGVDLFSDIGNGLIKSMVFGVAVTFIALYQGYESKPTPEGVSQATTRTVVISSLSVLALDFLLTAMMFSN
- the mlaD gene encoding outer membrane lipid asymmetry maintenance protein MlaD → MRKSAIDIWVGIFVAIGLLAALFLALKVGNMNAVSFAPTYKISARFDNIGGLKPRAPVKSAGVVVGRIANISFDDKTYQATVVMTIEDSFKFPKDSSAKILTSGLLGEQYIGLEAGGSDDMLANGEKISQTQSAIVLENLISQFLYNKAADSGQEKGAAK